One segment of Planctomycetia bacterium DNA contains the following:
- a CDS encoding protein HflC: MSPLPINHPLLRALRSLGDVVVSPAGLVLALLAAVAILGCAYTVDQAEQVVITQFGRPIGAPINADGSASGPGLHFKIPFMQSANRFEKRILEWDGAAAEMTTLDKLYVVVDTFARWRIKDPLTYLQSLRDERSAVSRLDDIIGSETRNVVARHALIELVRSDKVRGAAGEAAAPGEAAAPLPPIRFGRHALEQEILAAAREKVGIWGIELLDVRVKRINYKPGVIEKIYDRMMSERLQIADRFRSEGAGEAAKIAGRRDRDLQEIQSGSYRTVQEIRGKADARASEIYARAYTAGPRAAEFYTFMKTLDTYRETLGRDSTLILTTDSDLFRLLKSATPPAPR, encoded by the coding sequence ATGAGCCCGTTGCCGATCAATCATCCGCTCCTCCGGGCGCTTCGCAGCCTCGGCGACGTCGTCGTCTCGCCGGCCGGGCTGGTGCTCGCCCTGCTGGCCGCCGTCGCCATCCTCGGCTGCGCCTACACCGTGGACCAGGCGGAGCAGGTGGTGATCACCCAGTTCGGCCGCCCCATCGGCGCCCCGATCAACGCCGACGGCTCCGCTTCGGGCCCGGGCCTGCACTTCAAGATCCCCTTCATGCAGTCCGCCAACCGGTTCGAGAAGCGAATCCTCGAATGGGACGGCGCCGCCGCCGAGATGACGACCCTCGACAAGCTCTACGTGGTGGTGGACACCTTCGCCCGCTGGCGGATCAAGGATCCGCTCACCTACCTGCAGAGCCTGCGGGACGAGCGGAGTGCCGTCTCCCGGCTCGACGACATCATCGGCAGCGAGACCCGCAACGTCGTCGCCCGTCACGCGCTCATCGAACTCGTCCGTTCCGACAAGGTTCGCGGCGCCGCCGGCGAGGCAGCCGCGCCCGGCGAGGCGGCGGCCCCGTTGCCGCCGATCCGCTTCGGCCGTCACGCGCTCGAGCAGGAGATCCTCGCCGCCGCCCGCGAGAAGGTCGGCATCTGGGGGATCGAGCTCCTCGACGTCCGCGTCAAGCGGATCAACTACAAGCCGGGGGTGATCGAGAAGATCTACGACCGGATGATGTCGGAACGGCTGCAGATCGCGGATCGGTTCCGCTCCGAGGGGGCGGGCGAGGCGGCCAAGATCGCCGGCCGCCGCGACCGCGACCTACAGGAGATCCAGTCCGGATCGTACCGCACGGTCCAGGAGATCCGCGGCAAGGCCGACGCCCGGGCGTCGGAGATCTACGCCCGTGCCTACACCGCCGGCCCGCGGGCAGCGGAGTTCTACACCTTCATGAAAACACTCGACACCTACCGCGAGACGCTCGGCCGCGACAGCACGCTGATCCTCACCACCGACAGCGACCTATTCCGGCTCCTGAAGAGCGCCACCCCGCCGGCCCCGCGCTGA
- a CDS encoding HflK protein translates to MSSPGSSGFPRRPGTPATPGVPSAASLRLFVAAALAAALIAGLSRGIYTVGPESVGVVQRFGRLIGTVGPGLRFKLPFGIDTVTVIPVKRQLKMEFGFGTPGALNPDQASNESERESDMVTGDLNAAHVEWVVQYEIDDPERYLFNHREPGPTFRDLAESVMREVVGDRTVDEVLTVGRQEIENEAIAKLTGLVRELNMGMRVQQVQLKNVHPPAPVQRSFDEVNRAQQEREQMINQANGEYNKVVPRARGEAERAIRDADGYALKRVNEAEGDVARFSALLEQYDKAPDVTRQRLYLETIGAVLPKLGNKVILDADAKQFLPLMNLQPPVTDQPGAPRK, encoded by the coding sequence CCAGGCTCCTCGGGCTTCCCACGCCGTCCCGGCACCCCCGCCACTCCCGGCGTCCCGTCGGCGGCGTCACTCCGGCTGTTCGTCGCCGCCGCGCTCGCCGCCGCCCTGATCGCCGGCCTCTCGCGCGGCATCTACACCGTCGGCCCGGAGAGCGTGGGCGTGGTGCAGCGGTTCGGCCGGCTGATCGGCACGGTCGGCCCCGGCCTGCGTTTCAAGCTGCCTTTCGGCATCGACACGGTGACCGTCATCCCGGTCAAACGGCAGCTGAAGATGGAGTTCGGCTTCGGCACTCCGGGCGCGCTCAATCCCGACCAAGCGTCGAATGAGTCGGAACGGGAGAGCGACATGGTCACCGGTGACCTCAATGCGGCCCACGTCGAGTGGGTCGTGCAGTACGAGATCGACGATCCGGAGCGCTACCTGTTCAATCACCGCGAGCCGGGGCCCACCTTCCGCGACCTCGCCGAGAGCGTGATGCGTGAGGTCGTCGGGGACCGCACGGTGGACGAGGTGCTGACGGTCGGCCGCCAGGAGATCGAGAACGAGGCGATCGCCAAGCTCACGGGGCTCGTCCGCGAACTCAACATGGGCATGCGGGTCCAGCAGGTGCAGCTCAAGAACGTCCACCCGCCCGCCCCCGTGCAGCGGTCCTTCGACGAGGTGAACCGGGCCCAGCAGGAGCGTGAGCAGATGATCAACCAGGCCAACGGCGAATACAACAAGGTCGTCCCCCGGGCCCGCGGCGAGGCCGAGCGGGCGATCCGCGACGCCGACGGCTACGCGCTGAAGCGGGTCAACGAAGCCGAGGGGGACGTGGCCCGGTTCTCGGCACTCCTCGAGCAGTACGACAAGGCACCGGACGTGACCCGGCAGCGGCTGTACCTGGAGACGATCGGCGCCGTGCTGCCGAAACTCGGCAATAAGGTGATCCTCGACGCCGATGCCAAGCAGTTTCTCCCCCTCATGAACCTCCAGCCCCCAGTCACGGACCAGCCCGGAGCCCCCCGCAAATGA